The Mus musculus strain C57BL/6J chromosome 2, GRCm38.p6 C57BL/6J genome has a window encoding:
- the Otud1 gene encoding OTU domain-containing protein 1: MQLYSSVCTHYPAGTPGPTAAAPPATAAAAFKVSLQSASPAAAAPEPDTGERPPAAATEPREAAAAAAMPAFSACFERSGSAAAPPGACSKPPLPPHFTSTAHIAVRALGAERLLLPPPSAPSPPRRGSSAWLLEELLRPDEPAAPNAVRDAPDRNFRLSEHRQALAASQHRAPAPAPVGPEPGAGPGSGPWGEERRAERSSRGWDRASGRSDASGSDALRRQDPEAEAHPVPAPARSSGEPAQNGEGEAVGTSRADPRDEKLALYLAEVERQDKYLRQRNKYRFHIIPDGNCLYRAVSKTVYGDQSLHRELREQTVHYIADHLDHFSPLIEGDVGEFIIAAAQDGAWAGYPELLAMGQMLNVNIHLTTGGRLESPTVSTMIHYLGPEDSLRPSIWLSWLSNGHYDAVFDHSYPNPEYDNWCKQTQIQKKRDEELAKSMAISLSKMYIEQNACS; this comes from the coding sequence ATGCAGCTCTACAGCAGCGTGTGCACCCATTACCCTGCGGGCACGCCGGGGCCCACGGCCGCCGCCCCGcctgccaccgccgccgccgccttcaAGGTCTCCTTGCAGTCAGCCAGCCCCGCCGCCGCGGCCCCGGAGCCGGATACCGGAGAGCGCCCACCCGCCGCGGCCACCGAACCACGCgaagccgccgccgccgctgccatGCCCGCCTTCTCTGCCTGCTTCGAGCGGTCCGGGTCCGCCGCCGCCCCGCCGGGCGCGTGCAGCaagccgccgctgccgccgcacTTCACGTCCACGGCGCACATCGCCGTGCGGGCCCTGGGCGCCGAGCGCCTCCTGCTGCCGCCACCCTCAGCCCCCTCGCCGCCGCGTCGCGGTTCCTCTGCCTGGCTGCTGGAAGAGCTGCTCCGGCCCGACGAGCCCGCGGCCCCGAACGCCGTCCGCGACGCTCCGGACAGGAACTTCCGACTGAGCGAGCACCGCCAGGCCCTGGCAGCCTCCCAGCACCGGGCCCCTGCACCGGCCCCCGTCGGCCCGGAGCCCGGCGCCGGCCCGGGCTCCGGCCCGTGGGGTGAAGAGCGCCGGGCGGAGCGCAGTTCCCGGGGTTGGGACCGGGCGAGCGGTCGCAGCGACGCCTCCGGGTCTGACGCGCTCCGACGGCAAGATCCCGAAGCCGAGGCTCACCCGGTTCCGGCACCCGCTCGGAGCAGCGGCGAGCCGGCCCAGAACGGCGAAGGCGAAGCCGTAGGCACGTCCCGGGCGGATCCCAGGGACGAGAAGCTAGCCCTGTACCTGGCCGAGGTGGAGAGGCAGGACAAGTACCTGAGGCAGAGAAACAAGTACCGATTCCACATCATCCCCGACGGCAACTGCCTCTACCGAGCTGTCAGCAAGACTGTGTACGGGGACCAGAGCCTGCACCGGGAGCTGAGGGAGCAGACCGTGCACTACATCGCGGACCACCTGGACCACTTCAGCCCACTCATTGAGGGCGACGTGGGGGAGTTTATTATCGCTGCTGCCCAAGATGGGGCGTGGGCCGGATATCCCGAATTGCTGGCCATGGGGCAGATGCTGAATGTGAATATACACTTAACTACTGGAGGGAGGCTGGAGAGCCCCACCGTGTCTACCATGATCCACTATCTGGGCCCAGAGGATTCTCTACGGCCCAGTATTTGGCTCAGTTGGCTCAGCAATGGACACTATGATGCTGTTTTTGACCACTCCTATCCTAACCCAGAGTATGACAATTGGTGCAAGCAAACCCAGATACAGAAAAAACGCGATGAAGAACTTGCCAAGTCCATGGCCATATCCCTGTCCAAAATGTATATTGAACAAAATGCATGCTCTTGA